The Ectothiorhodospiraceae bacterium BW-2 nucleotide sequence ACAATCCTACCAATGCGATTCGTGCCCCCAAACAGGAGCAGTCTCTCCCCGATCACCTCGATATCGAACAGATATCCCAGCTACTCGATGTTGCTCCCGACTCGCCCCTAGCGCAGCGAGATCTAGCGATGATGGAGCTGTTCTACTCCTCGGGGCTACGCCTAGCAGAGCTCACTTCACTCAATCTTGAGGATATCGATCTGAGACAACAGATCCTCATCGTCACCGGTAAGGGGAGTCGCCAGCGCCAACTGCCCATAGGCTCCAAGGCGGTGGCCGCACTAGAGCAGTGGCTCAAGCTTCGCCCCCAATTTATTCGGCCTACCACCTGCGCCGAGAGCGCCTCGGCACTGTTTCTCTCCCAACAGGGACGGCGGATCAGTCAGCGCTCGGTGCAGAAACGGCTAGAGCGGTGGGGACAACTTCGGGCGCTCTCTAGCCATCTCCACCCCCATACACTGCGCCACTCCTTTGCCTCTCATCTGCTACAGTCGAGTGGCGAGCTTCGTTCGGTACAGGAGCTGCTAGGCCACGCTGATATTGCGACCACCCAAATCTATACCCATCTCGATTTTCAGCATTTAGCCCAAATTTATGATCAAGCCCACCCTCGCGCCCGCAAGCGCCGTGACTAAAAATCGGCTACACTACTCCCCTTCACCTAACCGCAACCAACGGAGGTTTACCATGACCAAGCCGCGCTATCTCGTCCCGCTGCTACTGCTTCTCGCCACTCAACCGGCAACTGCCGCCAAAGAGGGGGGCGGCTGGGTAGATGGCAAACCGAACTACTATCCCATCACCCCAGCTCTGACCGTCAATTTAAATGAGTTCGGCATCAGTTTTGCCCAGATAAAACTACAGTTAATGACTCAGGAGGTAGCCACTATCGAGGCGGTCGAAATCAATAAACCGGCAGTTATTGACGCACTGATAACGGTGATCTCCTCTAAAGATAGAGAGACGATGAACTCGATTCAGGGGCGAAAAAAGGTACAAGAGGAGATGAAGCTCAAGATACAACAGGTATTAGAGCAGCTCGCCCATATTACCCCCGGCGAGAGTGTCGGTAAGGGGGAGAGTGCGAAAGAGATTAAAAGCATCGAGCAGGTGCTAATTACTGACTTTGTAGTACAGTAACCTTACAAAAAAAGGCGGTCTCCGTTACGGTAACCGCCCTAATCTCAGAGGCATGAACGGGTTACTATTGCAGGTCACCTATCAGTGCTTGGCGCACATTATCGGCCACAACAGTCGTGTGGTGGTAGTTTTTATGCTCAATGCCGGCTAAGAGAGGGAGACCGGCTTTAAGATCGGCCACCATCTTGTCGGTTAACTCAAAGCGGAGAAAGTGAACCGAGGCTGTCTTCTCATCGCTGCTGCGGTCGAGATCTTCATTTGCAATCGGGTACACCTTCTCATGCCCCTCAACCTCCACCCAGAGAGTCTCCTCAATCCCGACTAGCCGCGCGAGCGCGACACGCCGCTGCTCGACATCGCTATACTCCATCATAAAGGTCGCTTTCCAGTTACTCCCATCGGGAATAAGCGGATTATAGACCTCCAGCTCCTCCTGAATCGCTGCGGCCTCAAAAATGCGCTCAATACGCAACATCTCCTGAATCTGATACTGCATAGTGAGCCGATCTTCAAAATAGAGCGCCGCATTAGGGCCGATAGGGAGGCGGCGATCTTTTTTGTGAGCGATCACTTTAGCTCGAAACTCAGGGCGTACTTCGGCGTACTTCTCTAGTGAATAGAGATCTTCTCGACTTAACTTCATCATCCATTCGCTCCGTTATCAGATACCATAGGCCTGCCGTAGCAGGGTTATCGGATGCTCTGCCACCCTACCGGCGGCGTGGGCAATATGGCCACCGGCCATGGCACAATCACTACCGAAGTGATCTGCTTGATATTTTTTGACCCGATCAGCCGCCGGTTTAACAATTTTCATCGACGACTCATAAAACTCCTTTTTAACCGCGTAGGTGCCATCGTGACCGGAGCAGCGCTCGATAATCTCCACTTCGGTATCGGGGATTAGATCGAGTATTTCGCGCGTCTTTTGGCCGATATTCTGCACCCGTTGGTGACAAGCGGCCTGATAGGAGACCCTACCTAGGCCGCGATTGAAGTCGGTCTTAAGTTTACCCTCTTTATGGCGCAGCATCAGATACTCAAACGGATCGAAAAAGGCGTTTTTAACCTTGCGTACCTCAGGATCATCGGGAAACATAAGGGGGAGCTCCTGCTTAAACATTAGCACACACGATGGAATAAGCGCGGTCAGATCCCCCCCCTCATCGACCATTTTAGCTAGCACCGGAATATTGATCTCTTTTGCTTTAGCGACCGACTCCAGATCACCTAGCTCCAGTTTTGGCATACCGCAGCAGGTCTCCTTAGGTGGCGTCGTGATCGGGATACCGTTATGTTCAAATACTGCCACCAGATCCTCACCTGGCGCCGGTTCGTTACGGTTCATAAAGCAGGTGGTAAAGAGCGCCACTTTACCGCGAGTTCTCCCCGCCGGTTCGGGAGTTAAGTCACTTTGGTGGCTAGCGAGCCGTTTACGCAGGGTATGGCTATGATATTTGGGCAGATTGGCATCGGCGTGAACCTCTAATACCGCCTCCAGCACCTTGCGGGTCGGTTTGAAGTTATTAGCCGCATTCACTACCGAGGAGATCACCGGCATACCGGCTAGATTCCCCACCGCATCGACACTGGTGAGAATTTTATCGCGCATTTTGACCTCACCCTGCTGATATTTGTACGCCTTAGCGCGGAGCATTAGGTGGGGAAAGTCGAGATTCCACTCATGGGGCGGCACATAGGGGCACTTGGTCATATAGCAGAGATCACATAGATAGCAGTGATCGACTACCTTCCAGTAATCGGCCTTATCGACTCCGTCAACCTCCATCGTCTCCGACTCATCGACTAGATCAAATAGGGTCGGAAACGATTGGCAGAGGCTAACGCAGCGGCGGCAGCCGTGACAGATATCAAATACCCGTTCTAGTTCGTTAAATAGGGCCTCTTTGTCATAAAAGTGGGGGCCCTTCCAATCTAAAGGGTGGCGAGTCGGTGCCTCAAGGTTGCCCTCTTTGACGGTGGTAGCCATAACTATTCTCTCCTTAGCGCATCTGCTACATTGTAAGGTAATCCATACAGCCCTCTGCCTAATCTTAACACAGAGGGCTGAAGGGAGACCCTAAACGGTTACTGAATTAAGCATCCAGTTCGTTGAGGGCTTTTTGATAGCGATTCGCATGAGAACGCTCGGCCTTAGCCAAAGTTTCAAACCAGTCGGCAATCTCCTCAAAGCCCTCATCGCGGGCATCTTTGGCCATACCAGGATACATATCGGTGTACTCGTGAGTCTCACCGGCAACCGCTGTTTTCAGGTTATCGGCGGTACCCCCAAAGGGCATACCGGTGGCCGGATCACCACACTGCTCCAGATACTCTAGATGGCCGTGGGCGTGACCAGTCTCTCCCTCTGCTGTGGAGCGAAACAGCGCAGCAACATCGTTATAGCCTTCGACATCAGCTTTGGCCGCAAAGTAGAGATAGCGACGGTTAGCTTGTGATTCGCCGGCAAACGCATCTTTCAGGTGTTGCTCGGTTTTGCTACCTTTTAGTTCCATATTGATACCTCGTTCAAGTGATTTAGGTTTAATTGGGTTCTGCCTGTCATCAGGACAGGCGCTAGAGTAGCGCTCAAAGAGGAGCAAGAAAAATCGTTTATTCTGATAGGTTCGATTGACAAAGCCTATCAAAGCCCCCCCTCTAGCCCCACAGATAGTAAGGCCATTTTTGGGGGTCAGAAGGGTTAGAGGGGTAATTTTTTAGTCATTGGTTTACAATTCGCCACCACTGTCCGCTTAAATGGCAACCGCAACCCATCACAACATTGAGGAGAGAGAGTTGAGCAGTCCAGTATCACTTCAGCAGCTAATCGTCGCTATTGGTACCATCACCCTGCTGGTGATCGTTGCCGCCGGCCTGATTACCAGCTATAAACTAGACCAATATCAGCAGGTTGCCGATACGATGACAGAGCACCTGCAACAGGCATCCACAGCGGCCTCTCACCAAGCTCTACTCACGGTTGTCGATCAGTTTCGGGACGATCTCGCAAGCTGGGATCGCACCATCTTGGTGATAACTATCGTGCTGTTTATCCTCTTTTTTCTCGCCACCCGCTATGTTATTCGGCGTATTATCGCTGATATTCTCGCAATTAGCGCCAATTTAGAGCAAATTGCGATCGGCGATAGCCAAAACCATTTCACGAGCCGTAGTTCGAAAGGGTGCCTAAAGAGTGTCGAGCGGAGTATCAGCCAACTTATCGACTACTTTACCGGCCTCATTGAACGCGAAAAAGAGAATCGCCACCAGAGTCAGGCCTCACTCTTCTCCCTAAGAGAGGAGCTAGAGCGGAGCCAATTTAACTACCATATCAACACCTCAGCGAGCGAGGATATGAATGGCGGACTGGAGCTAGTTCGTCACGATATGTCAGACAATGTCAATTTGATTAAGGGCGTCTCCGAATCGACTCTAACCATCTCCCGTGAGGCCGCCAATGGTGTTGGCCAGGTAGAGCAGTTTCGTGGCCATATTCAGCAGCTACAGCAGCTAGCCGAGCAGTCACAAGCGACGGTGAGCACCATGGTCGAACGCAATCGGCAGATTAATGACATCGTCAAAATGATCGAAGGCATCGCCGAACAGACCAACCTACTAGCACTCAACGCGGCGATTGAAGCCGCCCGTGCCGGCGAGCAGGGGCGCGGCTTTGCCGTCGTGGCTGATGAGGTTCGCAACCTTGCTAACCGTACCGCCAGCGCCACCACCGAAATTAGCCAATCGATCGAGACCCTTAACGATGAGATCGAACAGATTAGCCGCAACTCACATCGACTCTTTGATAAGGTGACCGAATCGAGCCAAGCTATCGGCGAAATTGTCACTATTTTGCAAAATTTTGACCAAAACGCGACCGATCTTAGCCGCACCACCTCCTATATGCACTACCATATTTTTATTACTCTAGTCATGATCGACCATGTGGTCTTTAAGGCCAACGCCTACTTCTCCATCTCGACAGGACAGAAGACGATGAACTTCAGTGACCACCATAGCTGCCGCCTCGGTAAGTGGTACGATACCGTTGGCAAAGAGCTGTTAGGTCACTACCGTCCGTTTCAACAGATGATTGAGCCGCACAAGGGGGTACATAGCTGCTCTTTGCGCAACATGGAGTTTCTTGAAGCCGGTACGGTGGATCAGCACCGAGACGAGATTCAAGCCAATTTTGAGCAGATGGAGCGGCACAGTGACGAGCTATTCCGTCTGTTTGAGCAGCTACTCAAGGAGATTAGCCAGTAGCGGCACACTGCGCAGGGGTTAGCTCAGATGATTTAAGTGCGGGCGCCAGCCATAATAGATAATAGATAATAGATTGATACCCAGCGGCCTCGTTGTGCTAAAAGCCCCCCTCTGCTCATAGGCAGCGGCGGGTTGATCCTCTATACTCTGCCCCCTTTCTCTACATCCACAACCCAATTGAGTCTTGAAGGAGCCCAATATGAGTGTAACCACAGGTGAACCTATCGCCGACTTCTCCCTACCCGCGACCAGTGAGCAGAGAGTCACCCTCAACGAACTAGTCGGCAAACGGGTGGTGATCTACTTCTACCCCAAAGATAACACCTCCGGCTGTACCACCGAAGGGCAGGAGTTTAGCGCCCTCTATCGCGAATTTGAGCAACACAACTGCCTGATCTTCGGAGTCTCGCGCGAGTCGATTCGCTCACATGAGAACTTTAAAGCCAAATACGAGTTCCCGTTTGAGCTCATCTCCGATCCCGACGAGACACTCTGCCAGCTCTTTGATGTTATCAAAGAGAAGCAGAACTACGGTAAGACCTATATGGGTATCGAACGCAGCACTTTTTTAATTGATGAGAACGGTGTGCTGCGACAGCAGTGGCGCAAAGTTAAAGCAGCAGGACACGCCGCTGAGGTTTTACAAGCAGTCAAAGCGCTCGATAGTTAATCGTTAATTAAACAGTGAGGCCAAGCCACTTATGAGTAACAAAAAAAACAAGCTATTTGTGCTCGATACCAATGTACTGATGCACGATCCCACCGCCCTGTTTCGGTTTGAACAGTGCGATCTCTTCCTACCGATGGGGGTACTGGAGGAGCTAGACAATAATAAAAAGGGCCACTCCGAGGTAGCTCGTAACGCCCGCCAAGCGAGCCGCTTTATGGACGAGCTGATGGGCCATGTGCCCCAGGATCAGATCTGCGATGGCATTCCACTCTCCGGCATCGCTAGCGGGGAGGCCGAGACTCTAGAGCTAGGGCGACTCTTCTTTCAGACCGAAGTGGCTAAGGCGGGTCTCCCCTCGACCCTGCCAGGTTCAAAGCAAGATAACTCGATCTTAGAGATTACCCTAGCTCTAAACAACCGTATGCCGGAGCGGCAGGTGGTGCTGGTCTCGAAAGATACCAATATGCGCATTAAAGCCGCCGTGCTAGGGATTAAGGCTGAGGATTATCGCAACGATCAGGTACTAGAGGATGTCGAACTGCTCTATAAGGGGGTGAGCCACCTAGGCGACGACTTCTGGCAACAGCACGGCAAGGATATGGCCTCATGGAGTGAAGAGGGACGCAGCTACTATAAACTGACCGGTCCTGCGGTCGGCGAGTGGTATCCAAATGAGTTTATCTATACCGACGATCCCGACGCCCCCTTTAGCGCCATTGTGCGCCACATAGAGCTTGAGGGCAGCAGCGCCACCGTAGAGGTGATTAGAGACTATAGCAGCGATCACAACAGTGTCTGGGGCATACAAGCCCGTAATGCCGAACAGAACTTCGCCTTTAACCTGCTGCTAGATCCTGCCATCGATTTCGTCACCCTAGTCGGCCAAGCCGGTACCGGTAAAACCCTACTAGCGCTAGCCGCCGGATTAGCCCAAGTGATGGAGAGCAAAACCTACGCTGAGGTCATAGTCACCCGCGTCACCGTGCCGGTAGGTGAGGATATCGGCTTTCTCCCAGGGACTGAGGAGGAGAAGATGACCCCGTGGATGGGGGCGCTACTCGATAATCTGGAGGTCTTAACCGAAGGTGAGAGCAACAGCGAGTGGGAGCGGGCCGCGACCCAAGATCTACTCCATAAGCGGATTAAGATCCGCTCGCTCAATTTTATGCGCGGTCGCACCTTTCAAAAGAAGTATATTATTATCGACGAGGCGCAAAACCTCACCTCCAAACAGATGAAGACACTCATTACCCGCGCAGGCCCCGGCACCAAAATCGTCTGCCTAGGTAATATCGCCCAAATCGACACCCCCTATCTGACCGAAACTAGCTCAGGGCTCACCTATGTGGTAGATAGATTTCAGCGCTGGGAGCATAGCGGCCATGTCATGCTGGTTCGCGGCGAGCGCTCGCGCCTAGCCGACTACGCCGCCGAGGTGCTATAGCGCCTCATCCCCCCACGACGCCAGCTCTTTTGCGAGCAGAGCGTAGTGCCAACTCCCACTATCGAGCGGTAGCGCCATCTGCACCTGATGGCCACTACCGGGGGCGACCCCTACCGCCTCCCCCCCGAGCTTTTGCATCTGCTCTAATTGAAACCGAGAGTGGCCATTTGGGGTAATTAGCTGAAGGGTATCCCCCACCTCAAAACGATTTTTAACCACAATAGTCGCGATCCCGCTCTCTGGATTGAACTCACTAATCTCACCGACAAACTGCTGCCGAGTCTCGGTCGAGTGGTTGGTGAGATAGTTTTGGTGCTCATGGCTGTGGTGGCGCTGATAGAAGCCATCGGTATAGCCACGATTGGCCAAAAAATCGAGTTCAGTCACAAGCGCCGGATTAAATGGCCGACCCGCTACCGCATCATCGATCGCCCGCCGATAGACTTGAGCGGTACGGGCGACATAGTAGTGCGATTTAGTTCTACCCTCAATTTTTAGACTATCGACACCGATCTCAACCAGCCGCTGCACATGCTCCACCGCCCGCAGATCGCGCGAATTCATAATATAAGTCCCCTGCTCATCCTCCTCTATCGGCATCATCTCACCCGCTCGGGTCACCTCCTCTAGCAGATAGCTACCGTCGGCCTCAGGGTGGCGCTCGGTGCCGAGCATACTCTCCTGCCCCCCCGCCTCTAAGCGGTACTGCCAACGGCAGGCGTTAGTACAACTCCCCTGATTTGCATCGCGATGGTTAAAGTAACCCGATAGCAGACAGCGACCGGAGTAAGCGATACAGAGCGCCCCATGGACAAAGAGCTCCAGTTCGGTGTCGGGACACTGCTGGCGAATCTCGGCCACCTCATTGAGCGATAGCTCCCGTGACAAAATCACCCGCTGAACCCCGAGAGAGTGCCAAAAGCGCACCGCTGCACTATTCATGGTGTTCGCCTGTACCGATAGATGGATCACCTGCTCTGGCCAGCGCTGGCGCACCAGCGCAATCAGACCGGGATCGGCCATAATTAACGCATCCGGCTTTAGATCGATAATCGGAGCCATATCATCAATAAAGGTCTTGACCTTAGCATCGTGCGGCAGCACATTAGTAGCCAGAAAGAGCTGTTTACCCTGACTGTGGGTCTCATCAATCCCCCGCTGCAGCTGCTCTAGGGTCGAAAAATCGTTATTGCGTACCCGCAAACTGTAGCGCGGCATGCCGGCATAGACCGCATCCGCCCCGTAGGCAAGTGCATAGCGCAAGTTGTTAAGGGTACCGGCAGGGGCCAGTAATTCGGGTTTAACCATCGCCTGATAGGACTCCGTTGTGGTAAATTAGCTCTATGTTATCAGAAATACTACCCTAAATACCGGAAACTATCGCCTATGAAACCGCTACTCAAACCCTATTGGCTACTGCTACTCCTCTTTAGCACTGCCACTGTGCTAGCTACCCCCCCACCCCCCTCTCAACTACTGAGTGAGGCGACCGAAAAGCTCATCGAGACACTCACCGAACAGCAGCAGCAGATAAAAACCAAGCCGGAACTGCTGCTCACTATTGCCGATACCCACCTACTGCCGCTGTTTGATGTCAAATTGATGTCGCGCTATGTCCTCGGGCCGAGCTGGAATAGCGCCTCCCCCGAACAGCAGCAGCTATTTGAGCAGGAGTTTACCAATTTAATCATGCGCTTCTATATTTCGGCCCTAATGAGCGACCCACAACGCATCGATCAGCTAGTCGAAGCAGGAAGCCAAATCATCACCTACCATCCGGTAACCAATCTCAATGATAAGAGCCGTAAAGTAGTGGTCAAAGCGACGGTGACTCTACCGGGAGAGGGTCAACAGCTACCGGTCGATTTTCGGCTCTACCGCCGCAGTAGTACCGATGGCTGGCGGATTTACGATCTAACAGTGGAGGGGATCAGCCTGATCACCAACTACCGCAATACCTTTAGCATCGAGATTAGCCGTGATGGGCTAGCCCCCATGCTCAAACGGCTACAGCAGAAAAACGCCGATATTTTGCAGCAGATCCGCCAAAGCGGTACGCTTAAAGAGCCAGCGGCCTAACGCGATGGAGCAGTACCACGCCACAACCATTTTAGCCGTCAGACGCCACAATCAAGTTGTCATTGCCGGTGATGGCCAAGTCACTCTAGGCCACACCATCATGAAGGGCAACGCCCGCAAAGTGCGCCGCCTCTATAAAGACCGAGTCTTAGCCGGCTTTGCCGGCGGCACCGCTGACGCCTTTACCCTCTTTGAGCGCTTTGAGGGCAAACTAGAGAAGCACCAAGGCCATCTAGTCCGCTCAGCGGTTGAGATGGCCAAAGATTGGCGCACCGACCGCATTTTACGCCGACTAGAGGCGCTACTACTGGTCGCCGACACCGAGACCACACTCATGATTACCGGTAACGGTGATGTCATTGAACCGGAGCAGAATCTGATTGCCATCGGCTCTGGCGGCCCCTACGCCCAAGCAGCCGCCACTGCGCTGATGAACGAAACCGAGCTCTCTGCCCGAGAGATTGCCGAAAAGGGGCTCGCCATCGCCGCCGATATCTGCATCTATACCAACCAAAACCTAACGATTGAAACGCTAGAGAACAGTGATTAATACCGACACCCTCACCCCACAACAGATCGTTGCCGAACTCGATAAACATATTATTGGCCAAGCCGCCGCTAAGCGGGCAGTGGCGATTGCGCTACGAAACCGCTGGCGTCGTAGCTGCGTCGAAGAGTCGCTACGAGATGAGATTACCCCCAAAAACATCTTAATGATCGGACCGACCGGAGTCGGCAAGACCGAAATTGCCCGCCGCCTAGCCAAACTGGCCAACGCCCCGTTTATTAAAGTCGAAGCGACCAAATTTACCGAAGTCGGCTATGTCGGTCGCGATGTCGAATCGATGATTCGCGATCTGGTCGATATCGCCATTAAAATGCTGCGCGAACAGGAGATGGTGCGAGTAGAAAATATCGCCTATGACGCCGCCGAAGAGCGCATTTTAGATAGTCTCCTCCCCCCAGCGCGAAATGAGAGTGAAGAGGAGGAGAACCAGTGGCGTCAAGAGAACCCCACGCGGCAAAAGTTTCGTAAAAAGCTACGAGAGGGCGATCTGGATGACAAAGAGATTGAAATCGAAGTAAGCTCCCCCTCCATCGGGGTTGAGATTATGGCCCCCCCCGGCATGGAGGAGATGACCAGCCAGCTCCAGAGCCTATTTCAAAATATGGGCAATAAAAGGAGCAGACGGCGCAAAATGAAGCTAGCCGATGCGCTTAAAAAGCTCACCGAAGAGGAGGCGGCCAAACGGGTTAACGAGGATGAGATTAAGCTCAAAGCGGTCGAAATGGTCGAGCAGAGCGGCATTATCTTTCTCGATGAGATCGATAAAATCACCAGCCGCTCCGAAATCAAAGGGGGCGATGTCTCCCGTGAGGGGGTACAGCGTGATCTACTACCGCTCGTCGAAGGCTCGACCGTCACCACTAAATATGGCATGGTCAAAACCGACCATATCCTCTTCATCGCCTCGGGGGCGTTTCATCTCGCTAAACCGTCCGATCTCATTCCAGAGCTACAGGGGCGGCTACCGATTCGGGTCGAACTAGAGGCGCTAGGAGTCAAGGAGTTTGTCCGCATTCTGACCGAACCTAACGCCTCACTGACCGAACAGTATCAGGCGCTACTCGCCACCGAAGCGGTCACGCTACACTTTAGCGAAGCGGGGTTGGCCCGTATCGCCGAAATCTCCTGGCAGGTTAACGAAGCGACCGAAAATATCGGAGCCCGCCGACTCCACACCGTACTAGAGCGGCTATTAGAGGAGATCTCATTTACCGCCACCGAACGACAAGGTCAAACCATCACCATCGACCGCGACTATGTCGATAACCAGCTTAGCGAACTGGCCGATGATGAAGATCTGACCCGCTACATTCTGTAGCCAGCCCCCTTCCCCCTAACCAGATAGTATGAGATAGCGATGAATAGACATATTCCAACCGAAATTACCCTCCATAAACAGGCGCGTCAACTTGAACTCGCCTTTGATGATAACCAGCGCTTTCAGCTACCGTGCGAATTTTTACGGGTTTACTCCCCCTCGGCCGAGGTGCGTGGCCACGGCCCGGGTCAAGAGAGGCTGCAAGTTGGCAAAGAAGATGTTAATATCGAAAAGATTGAGCAGGTTGGCACCTATGCCATTAGCATCACCTTCGATGATGGCCACGACAGCGGTATTTATGACTGGAACCTGCTCTACGACTACGGTGTGAACTACCTTAAATATTGGCAAGCCTACCTCGATAAGCTTGAAGCGGCTGGCCACAAACGCAAGGTCGCCACAGCGCAAACTTAACCCCTACGGCACGATCTGAGGCAGAGAGATGAGAGAGCAGACCACCCATTTTGGTTTTGAGCAGGTCGCCACCGATGAGAAGGTGCGACGGGTTGCCGGCGTCTTCGACTCGGTTGCCGATAAATACGATCTCATGAACGATCTGATGTCACTCGGCATCCACCGTCTCTGGAAACGCTTTACCATCGAAAAGAGCGGCGCTCGTCGTGGCCACCACATTCTCGATATTGCTGGCGGCACCGGCGATCTCACCGCCCGCTTCGCCGATATTGTCGGCCCCTCAGGCTCAGTCACCCTAGCCGACATTAACGCCTCAATGCTCAATAATGGCCGCGAACGACTCATCGATAGCGGCCATATCGGCAATATTCGCTATACCCAGGCTAACGCCGAACAGCTCCCCTTTGCCGATAACCAGTTCGATATTATTACCATCGCCTTCGGCCTACGCAATGTCACTGATAAAGAGGCGGCGCTACGCTCCATGGCGCGGGTAGTTAAACCGGGGGGGCGAGTGCTGATTTTAGAGTTCTCCAAGCCGACCTCGGCGCTACTCAATAAACTCTATGATCTCTACTCATTTCAGCTACTACCCCGCATCGGTCAGCTCGTTGCGAATGACGCCGATAGCTACCGCTATCTAGCCGAATCGATTCGAATGCACCCCGATCAAGCGACGATGCGCCAAATGGTGCTCGATCACGGCTTTGATGAGTGCGATGTTACCAACCTTAGTCAGGGCATTGTCGCCCTCCATCGCGGGTTTAAATATTAGATGTTCACCACCGCCCTCTGCGCCACGCTCGAACAGGGTCTGAACGCACTACTGCGGCTAGAGCCAGAGCTGCACCAACAGCTCGCCGAGCTAGAGGGGCGTACCTTACACCTTAAGCTCCAAGGAGTTGCGCTTAGCGCCACCCTTCGTTTCGGTCACCGCATCGAGATCCTCTGTCACGACGACGGTCTAAGCGATGTCACCCTAAGCGGCCCACCGCTCGCCCTGTTGCGACTCATGCAGCAGCGCCCCGGCAGCGAGCTGTTTGGTAGCGGCGCGGTCGATATTCAAGGCGATGTCGCGCTAGTACAACAGCTACAGCAGATGATCGACCGAGCCGATATCGATCTTGAAGAGTGGCTATCGCATCTACTCGGCGATGCCCCAGCCCACACCCTCGGCCGCATGACCCGTTCGGTTACAAGGTGGTTGGCACAGAGCTACGCCGATCTACGCTACCAGAGCGAACAGTACCTCCACCACGAAACCGAACAGCTACCGCTGCGTTGGGAGGTGGATCAATTTATTGACGCAGTTGATAAGCTGCGTAACGATACCGATCGCCTAGAGGCGAGACTTAACCACTACCTCTCTAAAGGATAATTGCCAATGGCCACCTCTCTATTACAGCGCGCTCTCCCACTGCTGCCCCTCCTGCTACTACCGATCGTGGCGACGGCCGCCCCCAAACAGCCACCAGAGCGACCCGACATGATTAAAATGATGGATAACAACGGCGATGATAGCGTCAGCCTACAGGAGTTTACCGCTGCGGCCCAAAAACAGGCCGAGGAGGCATTTGGCCACATGGATCTCGACAGTAACGGCCAAAT carries:
- a CDS encoding ABC transporter substrate-binding protein, producing the protein MKPLLKPYWLLLLLFSTATVLATPPPPSQLLSEATEKLIETLTEQQQQIKTKPELLLTIADTHLLPLFDVKLMSRYVLGPSWNSASPEQQQLFEQEFTNLIMRFYISALMSDPQRIDQLVEAGSQIITYHPVTNLNDKSRKVVVKATVTLPGEGQQLPVDFRLYRRSSTDGWRIYDLTVEGISLITNYRNTFSIEISRDGLAPMLKRLQQKNADILQQIRQSGTLKEPAA
- the hslV gene encoding ATP-dependent protease subunit HslV; translation: MEQYHATTILAVRRHNQVVIAGDGQVTLGHTIMKGNARKVRRLYKDRVLAGFAGGTADAFTLFERFEGKLEKHQGHLVRSAVEMAKDWRTDRILRRLEALLLVADTETTLMITGNGDVIEPEQNLIAIGSGGPYAQAAATALMNETELSAREIAEKGLAIAADICIYTNQNLTIETLENSD
- the hslU gene encoding ATP-dependent protease ATPase subunit HslU: MNTDTLTPQQIVAELDKHIIGQAAAKRAVAIALRNRWRRSCVEESLRDEITPKNILMIGPTGVGKTEIARRLAKLANAPFIKVEATKFTEVGYVGRDVESMIRDLVDIAIKMLREQEMVRVENIAYDAAEERILDSLLPPARNESEEEENQWRQENPTRQKFRKKLREGDLDDKEIEIEVSSPSIGVEIMAPPGMEEMTSQLQSLFQNMGNKRSRRRKMKLADALKKLTEEEAAKRVNEDEIKLKAVEMVEQSGIIFLDEIDKITSRSEIKGGDVSREGVQRDLLPLVEGSTVTTKYGMVKTDHILFIASGAFHLAKPSDLIPELQGRLPIRVELEALGVKEFVRILTEPNASLTEQYQALLATEAVTLHFSEAGLARIAEISWQVNEATENIGARRLHTVLERLLEEISFTATERQGQTITIDRDYVDNQLSELADDEDLTRYIL
- a CDS encoding DUF971 domain-containing protein, encoding MNRHIPTEITLHKQARQLELAFDDNQRFQLPCEFLRVYSPSAEVRGHGPGQERLQVGKEDVNIEKIEQVGTYAISITFDDGHDSGIYDWNLLYDYGVNYLKYWQAYLDKLEAAGHKRKVATAQT
- the ubiE gene encoding bifunctional demethylmenaquinone methyltransferase/2-methoxy-6-polyprenyl-1,4-benzoquinol methylase UbiE, which encodes MREQTTHFGFEQVATDEKVRRVAGVFDSVADKYDLMNDLMSLGIHRLWKRFTIEKSGARRGHHILDIAGGTGDLTARFADIVGPSGSVTLADINASMLNNGRERLIDSGHIGNIRYTQANAEQLPFADNQFDIITIAFGLRNVTDKEAALRSMARVVKPGGRVLILEFSKPTSALLNKLYDLYSFQLLPRIGQLVANDADSYRYLAESIRMHPDQATMRQMVLDHGFDECDVTNLSQGIVALHRGFKY